A genome region from Setaria italica strain Yugu1 chromosome III, Setaria_italica_v2.0, whole genome shotgun sequence includes the following:
- the LOC101771323 gene encoding ureide permease 1 isoform X1: MDHVLACASSPLTCHEVLEGPLLSSLSSVRTGLTMYVIEDKGGAIALMLASLLFLGTWPAVLTLLERRGRLPQHTYLDYSITNLLAAVLIALTFGQLGNSKDGMPNFFTQLSQDNWPSVLFAMAGGVVLSVGNLSTQYAWAYVGLSVTEVISSSMVVVIGTTLNYFLDNRINRAEILFTGVACFLVAVILGSAVHASNAADNAEKLNASNKLGANGSVEPSKGVLDKDAPKDLENGASGTKHVTKAEAGTAEYLIELEERRSIKVFGSSTFIGLGIVFFSGVCFSLFSPAFNLATNDQWHTLKDGVPHLVVYTAFFYFSISCFVIGIGLNILFLYRPMAGVPKSSFKAYLNDWNGRQWALLAGLLCGFGNGFQFMGGQAAGYAAADAVQALPLVSTFWGILLFGEYRKSSRKTYILLGFMLSMFVAAVATLMASSGHRSTK; encoded by the exons ATGGACCATGTTCTTGCATGTGCGTCTTCTCCGCTCACTTGCCACGAG GTGCTTGAAGGCCCTCTCCTGAGCTCCCTGTCCTCTGTCAGAACCGGCCTCACGATGTACGTGATCGAGGACAAGGGCGGCGCCATCGCGCTGATGCTGGCGTCGCTCCTGTTTCTCGGCACCTGGCCGGCCGTGCTCACCCTGCTGGAGCGCCGGGGCCGGCTGCCGCAGCACACCTACCTCGACTACTCCATCACCAACCTCCTTGCCGCCGTCCTCATTGCGCTCACCTTCGGCCAACTCGGGAACAGCAAGGATGGCATGCCCAACTTTTTCACCCAGCTCAGCCAG GACAACTGGCCTTCGGTGCTATTCGCCATGGCAGGCGGTGTGGTGCTCAGCGTTGGGAACCTGTCGACGCAGTACGCGTGGGCGTATGTGGGCCTCTCGGTGACTGAGGTTATCAGCTCCAGCATGGTGGTGGTAATAG GCACGACACTGAACTACTTCCTGGACAACCGCATCAACAGGGCAGAGATTCTGTTCACCGGTGTGGCATGCTTCCTAGTTGCCGTCATCCTCGGCTCCGCTGTCCATGCCTCCAATGCCGCCGATAACGCGGAGAAACTCAATGCCTCCAACAAACTTGG GGCAAATGGAAGTGTGGAACCAAGTAAAGGAGTCCTAGACAAAG ACGCTCCCAAGGACTTGGAGAATGGAGCCTCTGGAACCAAGCATGTTACCAAAGCTGAGGCAGGGACAGCAGAATATCTCATTGAGCTCGAGGAGCGGCGATCAATTAAG GTCTTCGGATCAAGCACCTTCATTGGGCTTGGCATCGTCTTCTTCTCTGGTGTGTGCTTCTCGCTCTTCTCACCGGCGTTCAACCTAGCCACCAACGACCAGTGGCACACCCTTAAGGATGGCGTGCCGCACCTGGTGGTGTACACTGCCTTCTTCTACTTCTCCATCTCCTGCTTCGTCATCGGCATcggcctcaacatcctgttCCTCTACCGTCCAATGGCCGGTGTGCCCAAATCCTCCTTCAAGGCCTACCTCAACGACTGGAACGGCCGGCAGTGGGCTCTCCTTGCCGGCTTGCTCTGCGGATTCGGCAATGGGTTCCAGTTCATGGGCGGCCAGGCTGCCGGGTATGCAGCTGCCGATGCTGTTCAG GCGTTGCCGCTTGTGAGCACATTCTGGGGCATTCTGCTTTTCGGTGAGTACCGGAAGTCGTCGCGGAAGACCTACATCCTGCTCGGTTTCATGCTTTCCATGTTCGTCGCCGCAGTAGCGACGCTCATGGCCTCGTCAGGTCACAGGAGCACAAAGTGA
- the LOC101771323 gene encoding ureide permease 1 isoform X2 has product MYVIEDKGGAIALMLASLLFLGTWPAVLTLLERRGRLPQHTYLDYSITNLLAAVLIALTFGQLGNSKDGMPNFFTQLSQDNWPSVLFAMAGGVVLSVGNLSTQYAWAYVGLSVTEVISSSMVVVIGTTLNYFLDNRINRAEILFTGVACFLVAVILGSAVHASNAADNAEKLNASNKLGANGSVEPSKGVLDKDAPKDLENGASGTKHVTKAEAGTAEYLIELEERRSIKVFGSSTFIGLGIVFFSGVCFSLFSPAFNLATNDQWHTLKDGVPHLVVYTAFFYFSISCFVIGIGLNILFLYRPMAGVPKSSFKAYLNDWNGRQWALLAGLLCGFGNGFQFMGGQAAGYAAADAVQALPLVSTFWGILLFGEYRKSSRKTYILLGFMLSMFVAAVATLMASSGHRSTK; this is encoded by the exons ATGTACGTGATCGAGGACAAGGGCGGCGCCATCGCGCTGATGCTGGCGTCGCTCCTGTTTCTCGGCACCTGGCCGGCCGTGCTCACCCTGCTGGAGCGCCGGGGCCGGCTGCCGCAGCACACCTACCTCGACTACTCCATCACCAACCTCCTTGCCGCCGTCCTCATTGCGCTCACCTTCGGCCAACTCGGGAACAGCAAGGATGGCATGCCCAACTTTTTCACCCAGCTCAGCCAG GACAACTGGCCTTCGGTGCTATTCGCCATGGCAGGCGGTGTGGTGCTCAGCGTTGGGAACCTGTCGACGCAGTACGCGTGGGCGTATGTGGGCCTCTCGGTGACTGAGGTTATCAGCTCCAGCATGGTGGTGGTAATAG GCACGACACTGAACTACTTCCTGGACAACCGCATCAACAGGGCAGAGATTCTGTTCACCGGTGTGGCATGCTTCCTAGTTGCCGTCATCCTCGGCTCCGCTGTCCATGCCTCCAATGCCGCCGATAACGCGGAGAAACTCAATGCCTCCAACAAACTTGG GGCAAATGGAAGTGTGGAACCAAGTAAAGGAGTCCTAGACAAAG ACGCTCCCAAGGACTTGGAGAATGGAGCCTCTGGAACCAAGCATGTTACCAAAGCTGAGGCAGGGACAGCAGAATATCTCATTGAGCTCGAGGAGCGGCGATCAATTAAG GTCTTCGGATCAAGCACCTTCATTGGGCTTGGCATCGTCTTCTTCTCTGGTGTGTGCTTCTCGCTCTTCTCACCGGCGTTCAACCTAGCCACCAACGACCAGTGGCACACCCTTAAGGATGGCGTGCCGCACCTGGTGGTGTACACTGCCTTCTTCTACTTCTCCATCTCCTGCTTCGTCATCGGCATcggcctcaacatcctgttCCTCTACCGTCCAATGGCCGGTGTGCCCAAATCCTCCTTCAAGGCCTACCTCAACGACTGGAACGGCCGGCAGTGGGCTCTCCTTGCCGGCTTGCTCTGCGGATTCGGCAATGGGTTCCAGTTCATGGGCGGCCAGGCTGCCGGGTATGCAGCTGCCGATGCTGTTCAG GCGTTGCCGCTTGTGAGCACATTCTGGGGCATTCTGCTTTTCGGTGAGTACCGGAAGTCGTCGCGGAAGACCTACATCCTGCTCGGTTTCATGCTTTCCATGTTCGTCGCCGCAGTAGCGACGCTCATGGCCTCGTCAGGTCACAGGAGCACAAAGTGA